One genomic region from Nostoc sphaeroides encodes:
- a CDS encoding universal stress protein, protein MFKKILVALDRSEIGQQVFEEALGLAKLTQASLMLVHVLSTEEEGSPYVPMLSNFDYYPGLSSQSFELYQKQWDTFKNLGIQMLQSFCTQANAAGVTTEFTQNIGNPGRIICDLAHSYGADLIVMGRRGRSGLMELFLGSVSNYVLHHAACTVHVVHLSASPKTHEVVKETTSTLSVN, encoded by the coding sequence ATGTTCAAAAAAATTCTAGTTGCATTAGACCGCTCGGAAATAGGGCAACAGGTTTTTGAAGAAGCGTTGGGTTTAGCAAAGTTAACACAAGCTAGCTTAATGCTAGTGCATGTCTTATCTACCGAAGAAGAGGGTAGTCCTTACGTACCCATGCTGTCTAATTTTGACTACTATCCAGGATTGAGCAGTCAAAGCTTCGAGTTATACCAAAAGCAGTGGGATACCTTTAAAAATTTAGGAATCCAGATGCTGCAATCTTTCTGTACCCAAGCTAACGCAGCAGGTGTAACTACGGAATTTACACAAAATATTGGTAATCCTGGCCGGATCATTTGTGATTTAGCTCATAGTTATGGCGCTGACCTAATTGTGATGGGGCGTCGGGGTCGTTCTGGGCTGATGGAACTATTTCTTGGTAGTGTGAGTAACTATGTTCTTCACCATGCTGCTTGTACGGTGCATGTTGTGCATCTTTCAGCTAGTCCTAAAACACATGAAGTTGTCAAAGAAACTACAAGCACTTTAAGCGTTAACTAA
- a CDS encoding type II toxin-antitoxin system RelE family toxin, translating to MWQVEYTKRFLKELAALPVEIQSRIEPIVFQELESENPFELGYIEKLKGYSDKYKIRVGDYRIGITLDQETKTLICQRVAHRKDIYRIFP from the coding sequence ATGTGGCAAGTTGAATATACCAAAAGGTTCTTAAAAGAACTTGCTGCTTTACCAGTTGAGATTCAAAGCCGCATAGAACCTATCGTGTTTCAAGAACTGGAATCAGAGAATCCGTTTGAATTAGGATATATTGAAAAACTGAAAGGTTATAGCGATAAATATAAGATTCGAGTTGGTGATTATCGAATTGGCATTACTCTTGATCAAGAAACAAAAACATTAATCTGCCAACGAGTTGCTCACCGCAAAGACATCTACAGAATTTTTCCTTGA
- a CDS encoding DUF262 domain-containing protein — translation MKASETTLRNLLEGGKQFQIPLFQRPYSWKQENWKTLWEDLMSLYNDEVQGSYFLGPIVTQAELGTADGITPYVVIDGQQRLTTLSILLAALRNHLKKDDKQMSEQIYEFYLINKYHKNDDYFKVLPTQNDRDAYKNIVEAKTAKTAKTKNPESQSGQINEAYNFFDKRLKESVPEQDIPLDLTKLKKIILEQLVIVNITSDANDNPYLIFESLNNKGEELTQVDLVRNYIFMRLPHEEREEVYENEWLPFVESYKSSVSQKVYSDELTNAFWFYLRKDGEAVNQKEIYKNIKKRFDKSEIGVKSELQNLIQFAKYYQRLNFCEQEPEIKLRYCFQRLKRLDFTTCHIFLLNVYHEYEEKRLSLDKFEEILRYLESYFVRRLFAGISTKTLGSVFNALYSEVQKVNPTDVVDGLQQVLKGYDKSKVWPDDDALRDGIIAKGVYATSLSDRAKLLLESLESSLTKEKVKSESLTIEHIMPQTLNKEWKTMLGVNHASVQKKWLHTLGNLTLTGYNSEMGNKPFSGKLVYFNTSNLSLNHYLRQINVWNEEAIKKRAEYLADIAIKVWPR, via the coding sequence ATGAAAGCATCAGAAACAACTCTCCGTAACTTACTAGAAGGTGGTAAACAGTTTCAAATACCTCTTTTTCAGCGACCATACTCTTGGAAACAGGAAAATTGGAAGACTCTTTGGGAAGATTTGATGAGTCTCTATAATGATGAAGTACAAGGTTCTTATTTTCTTGGCCCCATAGTTACACAAGCTGAATTAGGAACAGCTGACGGCATCACTCCATATGTTGTAATAGATGGGCAACAACGTCTTACCACCCTTAGTATTCTCTTAGCAGCATTACGAAATCATCTTAAAAAAGATGATAAACAAATGTCTGAACAGATATATGAATTTTATTTAATTAACAAATATCATAAAAATGACGATTACTTTAAAGTATTACCTACTCAAAATGACCGTGATGCATATAAAAATATAGTTGAAGCTAAAACAGCTAAAACAGCTAAAACCAAAAATCCAGAATCGCAGTCAGGGCAAATAAATGAAGCTTATAATTTTTTTGATAAACGGCTGAAAGAATCTGTCCCTGAGCAAGATATACCTCTTGATTTAACAAAATTGAAAAAAATTATATTAGAGCAATTAGTTATAGTAAATATAACTTCTGATGCAAACGATAACCCATATCTTATTTTTGAAAGTTTAAATAATAAGGGAGAAGAACTAACTCAGGTAGACTTGGTTCGTAACTATATATTTATGAGGTTGCCGCATGAAGAGCGAGAAGAGGTATATGAGAATGAATGGTTACCTTTTGTAGAAAGTTATAAATCTAGTGTTAGCCAAAAAGTGTATTCAGACGAATTAACAAATGCATTTTGGTTTTATCTACGTAAAGATGGTGAAGCAGTTAACCAAAAAGAAATTTACAAAAATATCAAAAAACGCTTTGATAAGTCAGAGATTGGTGTAAAGTCTGAGCTACAAAACCTTATACAGTTTGCCAAGTATTACCAGCGTCTGAATTTTTGTGAGCAAGAACCAGAGATTAAATTAAGATATTGCTTCCAGCGATTAAAAAGGCTTGACTTTACAACTTGTCATATATTCCTACTCAATGTTTATCATGAGTATGAAGAAAAACGCTTATCGCTTGATAAGTTTGAAGAAATTTTGCGTTATCTAGAGTCTTATTTTGTACGTCGTTTATTTGCTGGAATTTCCACTAAAACTTTAGGATCAGTTTTCAATGCTTTGTACTCTGAAGTCCAGAAAGTAAATCCTACTGATGTGGTTGATGGATTACAACAAGTCTTGAAGGGTTATGATAAGAGCAAAGTTTGGCCTGATGATGATGCATTGCGTGATGGGATTATTGCCAAGGGTGTATACGCTACAAGTTTAAGTGATAGAGCGAAGCTTCTTTTAGAGAGTCTAGAGTCATCTCTTACTAAAGAAAAAGTTAAGTCAGAGAGTTTAACTATTGAACATATCATGCCCCAGACATTAAATAAAGAATGGAAAACAATGTTAGGGGTAAATCATGCTTCTGTTCAGAAAAAATGGCTACATACGTTAGGTAACCTCACATTAACAGGATATAACTCTGAGATGGGTAATAAACCTTTTTCAGGAAAGCTAGTATATTTCAATACTAGCAATTTGTCTTTAAATCATTATTTGAGACAAATAAATGTTTGGAATGAAGAAGCAATCAAAAAGCGTGCAGAATACTTAGCTGATATAGCTATTAAAGTCTGGCCTAGATAA
- a CDS encoding flavin monoamine oxidase family protein yields the protein MSHSPIFKRLARTLGIVSYCQKRNISTSEGIERIHQLEELMSLRKIKRRQFLADLGKLTILGGTIGVGSGYFHRTLAAPSSMDAKIAIVGAGLAGLACGYELKRQGIKATIYEASDRVGGRCYSLNGVFPGQVAERGGEFIDNLHKTMLGYVNEFKLEVENLSKQPGEVFYYFNGQRYRESAVIDEFRDFVTAMRVDLHTFTQPTADKFTASERLLDFTNLQDYLDSRGAGALLKNVIKSAYTGEYGREIDQQSCLSFLLFIHADRRSKFKPFGVFSDERYHVIGGNQKIVEGLKNRLLEQIQYGKKLIAARKDSAGKIELLFNNGLSEKFDAVVFSLPFSTLREVDLIGLQLPQWKLDSINNLVYGTNSKLMVGFNGRPWTTLGSNGSAYADLPNLQAIWETNPSKATYNQAVLTDYTGGNLGARLNPKNLQRESGKFINELKFVFPGADISAVRIKNTEYLAYLENWSLNPLTKGSYTCNQPGYFTTIAGNEGKSVDNIYFAGEHTNSFYEWQGFMEGAAISGINAAKRIFKS from the coding sequence ATGAGCCATTCACCAATATTTAAAAGATTAGCCCGCACCCTTGGGATTGTCAGCTATTGTCAAAAGCGTAATATCTCAACGAGCGAAGGCATTGAACGCATTCATCAACTTGAAGAACTGATGTCATTGCGTAAGATTAAGCGGCGACAATTTCTGGCTGATTTAGGAAAATTGACAATATTGGGTGGAACAATTGGTGTAGGGTCTGGTTATTTCCATCGTACTTTAGCCGCACCTTCTTCAATGGATGCAAAGATAGCGATTGTAGGTGCTGGTTTAGCAGGACTCGCTTGTGGCTACGAACTCAAACGTCAAGGAATTAAAGCCACTATTTACGAAGCTAGTGACCGAGTAGGTGGACGCTGCTACTCACTTAATGGTGTCTTCCCTGGTCAGGTTGCCGAAAGAGGTGGCGAGTTTATAGACAATCTGCACAAGACCATGTTGGGATATGTAAACGAATTTAAGTTAGAAGTCGAAAATTTGTCAAAGCAACCAGGTGAAGTATTTTATTACTTTAATGGTCAACGTTATCGGGAATCAGCAGTAATTGATGAATTCCGAGATTTTGTGACGGCAATGAGAGTTGATTTACACACCTTTACACAACCTACTGCGGATAAATTTACTGCATCTGAGCGGTTATTAGACTTCACTAATCTCCAAGATTATCTTGATAGTCGTGGAGCGGGAGCTTTGCTGAAAAATGTGATTAAATCTGCATATACTGGTGAATATGGTCGAGAAATTGACCAACAAAGTTGTTTGAGTTTTCTCCTATTTATTCATGCAGATAGACGCTCCAAGTTTAAACCTTTTGGGGTGTTTAGCGATGAACGTTATCATGTTATCGGAGGCAATCAAAAGATTGTGGAAGGATTAAAAAACCGATTACTAGAACAGATACAGTATGGGAAAAAGCTGATTGCTGCCAGGAAAGATAGTGCAGGTAAAATAGAATTACTTTTTAACAATGGTTTAAGTGAAAAGTTTGATGCTGTAGTATTTTCTCTTCCTTTCTCAACTCTGCGAGAAGTAGATTTAATAGGACTTCAGCTACCTCAGTGGAAACTTGATAGTATTAATAATTTAGTTTATGGAACTAACTCAAAACTGATGGTAGGTTTTAATGGTCGTCCTTGGACTACCCTTGGTAGTAATGGTAGTGCCTATGCTGATCTTCCCAATCTCCAGGCTATTTGGGAAACTAACCCTAGCAAAGCTACATATAACCAGGCAGTCTTAACAGATTACACTGGCGGCAATTTAGGTGCAAGGCTTAACCCAAAAAATCTTCAACGGGAAAGTGGTAAGTTTATTAATGAACTGAAGTTTGTCTTTCCTGGTGCAGATATTTCGGCTGTACGGATCAAAAATACTGAGTATTTAGCTTATTTAGAAAACTGGTCATTAAATCCACTAACTAAAGGAAGTTATACCTGTAATCAACCTGGTTACTTTACAACAATTGCTGGTAATGAAGGCAAATCAGTAGATAACATCTACTTTGCAGGAGAACATACTAACTCATTTTATGAATGGCAAGGTTTTATGGAAGGTGCTGCAATTTCAGGTATTAATGCTGCCAAGCGAATTTTTAAAAGTTAA
- a CDS encoding DOPA 4,5-dioxygenase family protein codes for MNKDTIEITGFHAHVYFDPASRDVAARVREGLGAGFDVQLGRWFDKPIGPHPKGMYQVAFLPNQFDKVVPWLMLNREGLDILVHPETGDAVADHAVHSLWLGEKLDLNIQFIRQLNSTLSN; via the coding sequence ATGAATAAAGATACTATCGAGATCACTGGTTTTCATGCTCATGTTTATTTCGATCCCGCCAGTCGGGATGTAGCTGCGCGTGTACGTGAAGGATTGGGCGCTGGGTTTGACGTGCAACTCGGACGCTGGTTTGACAAGCCCATCGGCCCCCACCCAAAAGGAATGTATCAAGTTGCTTTCTTACCGAATCAGTTTGATAAAGTCGTTCCCTGGTTAATGCTCAATCGTGAGGGATTGGATATTCTCGTTCACCCTGAGACAGGCGATGCTGTAGCAGATCATGCAGTTCATTCTTTATGGTTAGGAGAAAAGCTAGATTTGAATATCCAGTTTATTCGACAGCTTAATTCGACTTTATCTAATTAA
- a CDS encoding type II toxin-antitoxin system MqsA family antitoxin → MLCDICGSEGVKVRRITRTYSKGKDLLVIENIPVITCTHCGESYLTAETLHKIEQIKTNRKRLAVERPVEVASFGS, encoded by the coding sequence ATGCTGTGTGATATTTGTGGAAGCGAAGGTGTAAAAGTCCGCCGAATTACTAGAACTTACAGTAAGGGTAAAGACCTGCTAGTAATAGAAAACATTCCAGTGATAACCTGTACTCATTGCGGCGAAAGTTATTTAACTGCTGAAACTCTTCACAAAATTGAACAAATCAAAACTAACCGTAAAAGATTAGCTGTTGAACGTCCTGTAGAAGTGGCTAGTTTTGGATCATGA
- the coaE gene encoding dephospho-CoA kinase (Dephospho-CoA kinase (CoaE) performs the final step in coenzyme A biosynthesis.) has product MTKRIIGLTGGIATGKTTVTNYLASAYNLPILDADIYAREAVSLGSPILGAIAGRYGEQILLPDGSLNRQKLGEIIFNRQDERNWIDNLIHPDVRDRFEEAIALSSSPTLVLVVPLLFEAGMTDLVTEIWVVRCSQEQQLQRLIQRNHLNREQAQARINSQLSIEEKAAHADVVLDNSSTLEVLLKQVDVALKIISRD; this is encoded by the coding sequence ATGACAAAACGTATAATCGGCTTAACTGGAGGTATTGCCACAGGCAAAACCACTGTCACCAATTATTTGGCTAGCGCTTATAACCTGCCAATTCTGGATGCAGATATTTATGCTAGAGAGGCAGTATCTTTAGGTTCGCCTATTCTTGGTGCGATCGCAGGGCGTTACGGCGAACAAATTTTATTACCAGATGGCAGCCTCAACCGCCAAAAGCTAGGCGAAATCATCTTTAATCGTCAAGATGAACGCAACTGGATAGACAATTTGATTCATCCTGATGTGCGCGATCGCTTTGAGGAAGCGATCGCCCTATCTTCCTCACCAACCCTGGTGCTAGTAGTGCCTCTATTATTTGAAGCTGGGATGACTGATTTAGTTACAGAAATCTGGGTAGTACGTTGTTCTCAAGAGCAACAGCTACAAAGATTGATACAACGAAACCATTTAAATAGAGAACAGGCACAAGCCAGGATCAACAGTCAATTATCTATAGAAGAAAAAGCGGCCCATGCAGATGTAGTTTTAGATAACTCTTCCACCCTAGAAGTACTACTGAAGCAGGTAGATGTAGCTCTAAAAATCATAAGTAGGGACTAA